In Streptomyces sp. NBC_00704, a genomic segment contains:
- a CDS encoding Eco57I restriction-modification methylase domain-containing protein translates to MSRRYPPTAADLHRAWLELVDTDGPFLAIPALERVYREGIPQPDSRALDAIKDAKPAFEKAWENWDEHPGDEAALDLYREARDTWVDLVLRQGLRWGASYTVPAPAAVEVRSPDYTVTVCADGALVHGDTTGALVLITDPTDSLRDPLTDGWSASPIDRMEELLRASGVPIGVVTDGRWWAIVSARPQTMVASGIVDAQTWIEEPQTRNAFIELLQRRRLVGGKQQDRLTELFGESVTAAEKITEALGTQVRRAVELIVQALSEGALDTQRRGEDDPLPTARGEVYEAAVTVMMRVVFLLFAEERGLLPQSRLFAMGYGISDELDLLDAREKEEGEQALDATFLTWHRLLATSQALYRGASFEDLRLPEYGGSLFDPARFPFLTACDSQDTLAITVSDRVMLEVLRAVQIAQLPGGARRISFRDIDVEQIGYIYEGLLGYSCEPAEEIIVGLTGSAGSEPEIPLATLEELSQAKRTETALADAILVWIKQHQPAAKPSSKAALTKALKAGETLDDAEIALRDVTDDPDLRDRLRPFIGIIRRDLRSRPLVVEPGGVLLVETPSRASAGAHYTPRSLAEEVVRYALEPLVYSPGPHQTADQNTWRLIEADQILDLRIADIACGSGAFLVAAARYLADRLVEAWQRDDVAYGRTPHDLHVHAIRTVVATCLHGADINGMAVEMCKLSLWLVSLDPKLPFSFVDDKVLHGNALLGLTGADQLRRLHIDPAAAGNQLSVFALDVDDILDQAARLRRQLATEVDDNDPQRSAATKRRQWRRYQELTEQLADVADGVIAAGLQWGGKPGKQLKAAYENLRIAVESAYPAGGDETDRERTMLNGIQETGLTPTVTTDYARWKPLHWILAVPDVMERGGFDAVIGNPPFLGGTKISGALGGNVRDWFSHVLAVGQGGGRADIVAYFFLRATELLTPKGNLGLIATNTIAQGDTRETGLDFIVSNGFTITRATQSRPWPAVSANLEYAAVWGSLGEVSPEVPRMADDVPVRRISTLLEASGRIEGHPVKLIENRGVTFEGCKPYGSGFVITQEEAADWIKADPKNAEVLFPYLNGEDLNSRPDSSPSRWIIDFNDRAESSAREYTLPFARILEEVKGERARKSKAVRDAPWWLFFRARPAMRAAISELSEMLVLTRHSVTVMPCRVKKGPIPSEATVIFATDSFSDQAVLSSSLHQLWAITYGSTMRADIRYTPSDVFETFPRPAHSDRLSEVGSILNAERRSIMVRRGLGLTKLYHLVNDSNINDSLDADVARLREIHVELDRAVMVAYGWDDVPLEHDFHTYRQVQRWTVSPAARVEILDRLLAENHRRAASQGVVSPTGNNEAIAEEEGDE, encoded by the coding sequence ATGAGCCGCCGCTACCCCCCGACCGCCGCCGACCTGCACCGCGCCTGGCTCGAACTCGTCGACACCGACGGCCCCTTCCTCGCCATCCCCGCCCTGGAACGCGTCTACCGCGAAGGCATTCCCCAGCCCGACTCCCGGGCGCTCGACGCCATCAAGGACGCCAAGCCCGCCTTCGAGAAGGCATGGGAGAACTGGGACGAGCACCCGGGCGACGAAGCCGCCCTCGACCTGTACCGCGAGGCCCGCGACACCTGGGTCGACCTTGTCCTGCGCCAGGGCCTGCGCTGGGGTGCCTCCTACACCGTTCCCGCCCCGGCCGCCGTCGAGGTCCGCTCACCCGACTACACCGTCACCGTGTGCGCCGACGGCGCCCTCGTCCACGGCGACACCACCGGGGCTCTCGTCCTGATCACCGACCCCACGGACTCCCTTCGCGACCCGCTCACCGACGGCTGGTCGGCCAGCCCCATCGACCGCATGGAAGAGCTGCTGCGCGCCTCCGGCGTCCCCATCGGCGTCGTCACCGACGGCCGCTGGTGGGCGATCGTCAGCGCCCGCCCGCAGACCATGGTCGCCTCCGGCATCGTCGACGCCCAGACCTGGATCGAAGAGCCCCAGACCCGCAACGCCTTCATCGAACTCCTCCAGCGCCGCCGCCTGGTCGGCGGCAAACAGCAGGACCGGCTTACGGAACTCTTCGGCGAGTCCGTCACCGCCGCCGAGAAGATCACCGAAGCCCTCGGCACCCAGGTCCGCCGCGCCGTCGAACTCATCGTCCAGGCTCTGTCCGAAGGCGCCCTGGACACACAGCGACGCGGCGAGGACGACCCGCTGCCGACGGCAAGGGGCGAGGTCTACGAGGCCGCCGTCACCGTCATGATGCGCGTCGTCTTCCTCCTCTTCGCCGAAGAACGCGGATTGCTGCCCCAGAGCCGCCTCTTCGCCATGGGATACGGCATCAGCGACGAACTCGACCTCCTCGACGCCCGCGAGAAGGAGGAAGGCGAACAGGCCCTCGACGCCACGTTTCTGACCTGGCACCGGCTCCTGGCCACCTCCCAGGCCCTGTACCGGGGCGCGAGCTTCGAGGACCTGCGCCTGCCCGAGTACGGCGGCTCCCTCTTCGACCCGGCCCGCTTCCCCTTCCTCACCGCCTGCGACTCCCAGGACACCCTGGCCATCACGGTCAGCGACCGCGTCATGCTCGAAGTCCTGCGCGCCGTCCAGATCGCCCAGCTGCCCGGCGGAGCACGACGGATCTCCTTCCGCGACATCGACGTCGAACAGATCGGCTACATCTACGAGGGCCTGCTCGGTTACTCCTGCGAACCCGCCGAAGAGATCATCGTCGGCCTCACTGGCAGCGCGGGATCCGAACCCGAGATCCCCCTCGCCACCCTGGAAGAACTCAGCCAGGCCAAGCGCACCGAGACCGCGCTGGCCGACGCGATCCTCGTCTGGATCAAGCAGCATCAGCCGGCTGCGAAGCCGTCCAGCAAGGCCGCCCTCACCAAGGCGCTGAAGGCGGGCGAGACGCTTGATGACGCCGAGATCGCCCTGCGCGACGTCACCGACGACCCGGACCTGCGCGACCGGCTGCGCCCGTTCATTGGCATCATCCGCCGCGACCTGCGCAGTCGCCCACTGGTGGTCGAGCCCGGCGGCGTTCTGCTGGTGGAGACCCCCTCGCGCGCCTCAGCTGGCGCGCACTACACGCCCCGCTCACTGGCCGAGGAAGTCGTCCGGTACGCACTGGAACCTCTGGTCTACTCTCCCGGACCGCACCAGACCGCGGACCAGAACACGTGGCGGCTGATCGAAGCCGACCAGATCCTCGATCTCCGCATCGCTGACATCGCCTGTGGCTCGGGGGCCTTCCTCGTGGCTGCTGCGCGATACCTCGCCGACCGGCTCGTCGAGGCGTGGCAGCGCGATGACGTGGCATATGGGCGAACGCCCCACGACCTGCACGTCCACGCCATAAGGACCGTCGTCGCGACCTGCCTGCACGGCGCCGACATCAACGGCATGGCCGTGGAGATGTGCAAGCTGTCGCTTTGGCTGGTCTCCCTGGACCCGAAACTCCCGTTCTCCTTCGTCGACGACAAGGTCCTGCACGGCAACGCGCTGCTCGGCCTGACCGGCGCCGACCAACTGCGCCGCCTCCACATCGACCCCGCCGCGGCCGGTAACCAGCTCAGCGTTTTCGCCCTGGACGTGGACGACATCCTGGACCAAGCAGCCCGCCTCCGCCGCCAGCTCGCCACCGAGGTCGACGACAACGACCCGCAACGCTCGGCTGCCACGAAGCGACGGCAGTGGCGCCGGTACCAGGAGCTAACCGAGCAACTCGCCGACGTCGCGGACGGGGTGATCGCGGCCGGGCTGCAGTGGGGCGGCAAGCCTGGAAAGCAGCTCAAGGCGGCGTACGAGAACCTGCGCATCGCCGTGGAGAGCGCGTACCCCGCTGGCGGCGACGAGACGGACCGTGAACGGACGATGCTCAACGGCATCCAGGAGACCGGGCTTACTCCGACGGTGACGACGGACTACGCGCGATGGAAGCCGCTGCACTGGATTCTGGCGGTGCCGGATGTGATGGAACGAGGTGGGTTCGACGCGGTGATCGGGAACCCACCATTCCTGGGCGGGACCAAGATTTCCGGAGCCTTGGGCGGAAACGTTCGGGATTGGTTCAGCCACGTACTTGCAGTTGGTCAAGGTGGTGGCCGCGCAGATATCGTGGCGTATTTTTTCCTTCGCGCCACGGAACTCTTGACACCGAAGGGCAATCTCGGCCTCATTGCAACCAATACTATTGCTCAGGGTGACACCCGAGAGACGGGTCTCGACTTCATCGTTAGCAACGGGTTCACTATTACCCGGGCGACGCAGAGTCGTCCTTGGCCTGCCGTAAGCGCCAACTTGGAATATGCAGCAGTATGGGGAAGCCTGGGCGAGGTTTCACCAGAAGTGCCGCGAATGGCGGATGACGTCCCGGTCAGGCGGATCTCGACCCTCCTGGAGGCAAGCGGTCGAATCGAGGGACATCCAGTCAAACTGATCGAGAATCGAGGCGTAACATTTGAAGGATGTAAACCTTATGGTAGCGGTTTCGTAATCACGCAGGAGGAGGCTGCAGACTGGATCAAGGCGGACCCAAAGAACGCCGAGGTCTTGTTCCCCTACCTTAACGGCGAAGACTTGAATTCTCGCCCAGATTCGTCACCTTCTCGTTGGATCATCGATTTCAACGACCGAGCGGAATCTTCTGCTCGGGAGTACACACTACCGTTTGCTCGAATCCTGGAAGAAGTTAAAGGGGAGCGGGCACGGAAATCTAAGGCAGTCAGAGACGCGCCATGGTGGTTGTTTTTTAGGGCACGTCCGGCCATGAGGGCGGCAATTTCAGAGTTGAGTGAGATGCTCGTCCTGACAAGACACTCCGTGACCGTGATGCCTTGCAGGGTCAAAAAGGGTCCCATCCCTAGCGAGGCTACCGTCATCTTTGCCACAGATTCCTTCTCTGATCAGGCAGTGCTGTCTTCAAGTCTGCATCAGTTGTGGGCAATCACGTACGGGTCGACCATGCGGGCCGATATTCGCTACACCCCGTCAGACGTATTCGAAACGTTCCCGCGCCCCGCGCATAGCGATAGACTTTCCGAAGTCGGGAGCATACTCAATGCGGAGCGGCGAAGTATTATGGTCCGCCGCGGCCTGGGGCTGACTAAGCTTTACCATTTGGTGAACGACTCAAACATAAATGACTCTCTGGACGCTGACGTCGCTCGCCTCCGCGAGATCCACGTCGAGCTCGACCGAGCCGTCATGGTCGCCTACGGCTGGGACGACGTCCCCTTGGAACACGACTTCCACACCTACCGCCAGGTGCAACGCTGGACAGTGAGCCCTGCCGCCCGGGTAGAGATCCTCGACCGCCTCCTCGCAGAGAACCATCGCCGTGCTGCATCGCAAGGCGTTGTCAGCCCCACCGGCAACAATGAAGCCATCGCGGAAGAGGAGGGCGACGAGTGA
- the drmA gene encoding DISARM system helicase DrmA, translating to MTTPQRKSDQPAAAAQAPPYRLARDPDDRSWTVRENLVDILERELLGPANGPDEILEGVPDSAYLIGRIAPVRLTAGRDDPGEAGSDEAASDVGDAVDAAESRGVPLTAVDDSSASSDEDEVEDQPQKRGLMIPASMGLRCQIPDDLDEFTVTASWGTYEPVKEKRGEGADGSEGDAPPPAFRRFQRTPHAIAKTIKIADLKPSRTSEIPLKDKVVLRVDRYDDAERGCRLIEVALCNDRETPRKIPVEAWLYQTKLSVSASGAEVFLPVNDVLLDTRQEPDDELRRLRLQYRNRLEFAHGRTCSVDWKVAEGARRASEVWTTWLPVSETPQTAAEEIGAALLDMRKLQEASTDELRTGLEPIVAGYTAWLDGEEQRAEVLPEHLRSEGLDAVTEARRVQRQLEEGLKHLLRDEEALRCFRFMNRVMADQRVQSQVAERRASRPEESIDEAREAILAEKGALAHSWRTFQLAFVLMQLPLLSDPAAEKRSGDLAKAQLLFFPTGGGKTEAYLGLAAYTFAIRRRQGVVDAFEGPLDGRSGVAVLMRYTLRLLTAQQFQRATALVCAAEMARRDDVATWGDEPFRIGLWVGTDVSPKRYDEAAEQLQKAHGGRGYRLTVLQIQRCPWCGTRVEARDVRTEPALRRVYVYCGDELAECPFSDGGEVPDGLPVLTVDEEIYRLAPAFVIATVDKFARLAREGEAASLFGHVSRRCERHGFVHPDYQQCDIKNGSKHPKKDGHPAAPVHPATRLRPPDLVIQDELHLITGALGTTVGLFEVAIDVMSDWRTKDGRPVRPLLVASTATARNASDQVHALYGRDVTIFPPQVLDAGNTFFSKEIPVSEDKPGRRYVGISTTGVRLTTAEIRVAEVLMAGGQLLLDRSGSVADPYMSLVGYFSATRELAGMARYMSDDIQTALAKGRPWSKLPRRTGTNYGSLHVAELTSRVASADITATLDQMAVSFDPGFDSTAGKRNRRALREAKNPEPTREVNPYDVVLATSMLQVGVDVTRLGLMLVVGQPKNTAEYIQASSRVGRAADRPGLVLALGNWARPRDLAHFEQFRHYHETFYAQVEALSVTPFSVTSLERGLDGVLVSAARVLQAPKAGPGQGLSPEDGAARIEAEQHFAGELIDALVRRIARAGDEDASNRARLRLENRLDQWGKRRKHLVELRKSLVYERVLDDSRHDALMMSAENAKAGLDTRDAPPFIVANSMREVQPEINLLVSPIKERLVYRAPDYAPKWQMPEDNS from the coding sequence GTGACCACCCCCCAGCGGAAGAGCGACCAGCCGGCAGCCGCCGCCCAGGCCCCGCCCTACCGTCTAGCCCGCGACCCGGACGACCGTTCCTGGACGGTGCGCGAGAACCTGGTCGACATCCTGGAGCGTGAGCTCCTTGGCCCGGCCAATGGCCCCGATGAGATCCTCGAAGGCGTCCCCGACTCGGCGTACCTGATCGGTCGGATTGCGCCCGTGCGGCTAACCGCCGGCCGCGACGACCCCGGCGAGGCGGGCTCGGACGAGGCCGCGAGCGACGTAGGCGATGCAGTGGACGCCGCCGAGAGCCGGGGCGTGCCACTGACCGCCGTCGACGACAGCAGTGCCAGCTCGGATGAGGACGAGGTCGAGGACCAGCCGCAGAAGCGCGGGCTGATGATCCCGGCGTCGATGGGGCTGCGGTGCCAGATCCCCGACGATCTGGACGAGTTCACGGTGACCGCCTCGTGGGGAACGTACGAGCCGGTGAAGGAGAAGCGCGGGGAGGGTGCGGACGGGTCCGAGGGCGATGCGCCCCCTCCTGCCTTCCGTCGTTTCCAGCGCACCCCGCACGCCATCGCCAAGACGATCAAGATCGCCGATCTAAAGCCGTCCCGTACTTCCGAGATCCCGCTCAAGGACAAGGTCGTACTGCGCGTGGATCGTTACGACGATGCCGAGCGAGGTTGTCGGCTGATCGAGGTGGCGCTCTGCAACGACCGAGAGACCCCCCGCAAGATCCCCGTCGAGGCGTGGCTGTACCAGACCAAGCTATCGGTGTCGGCCAGTGGCGCTGAGGTGTTCTTGCCGGTCAATGACGTACTCCTCGACACCCGCCAGGAGCCGGACGACGAACTGCGGCGGCTGCGGCTTCAGTACCGCAACCGTCTGGAGTTCGCCCATGGCCGGACCTGCTCGGTGGACTGGAAGGTAGCCGAGGGAGCGCGCAGGGCCAGCGAGGTCTGGACGACGTGGCTGCCGGTGAGTGAGACGCCTCAGACGGCCGCCGAGGAGATCGGCGCGGCCCTGCTGGACATGCGCAAGCTCCAGGAGGCGTCGACCGACGAACTGCGTACGGGTCTTGAGCCGATCGTCGCGGGTTACACGGCCTGGCTGGATGGCGAGGAGCAGCGGGCCGAGGTGCTTCCGGAGCATCTGCGGTCCGAGGGTTTGGACGCGGTCACCGAGGCGCGTCGGGTGCAGCGCCAGCTTGAGGAGGGTCTGAAGCATCTCCTCAGGGATGAGGAGGCGCTGCGCTGCTTCCGGTTCATGAACCGGGTGATGGCCGATCAGCGTGTGCAGTCCCAAGTCGCGGAGCGGCGAGCGAGTCGCCCGGAGGAGAGCATCGACGAGGCTCGCGAGGCGATCCTCGCGGAGAAGGGAGCCCTGGCGCATTCGTGGCGTACCTTCCAGCTCGCCTTCGTGCTCATGCAGTTGCCATTGCTGTCCGACCCGGCGGCCGAGAAGCGGTCGGGGGATCTGGCCAAGGCGCAGCTGCTGTTCTTCCCGACCGGTGGTGGCAAGACGGAGGCGTATCTGGGTCTGGCCGCGTACACGTTCGCGATCCGGCGCCGCCAAGGCGTCGTGGATGCCTTTGAGGGGCCATTGGACGGACGGTCCGGGGTGGCCGTTCTCATGCGGTACACGTTGCGTCTGCTCACCGCCCAGCAGTTCCAGCGCGCCACCGCCCTGGTGTGCGCAGCGGAGATGGCGCGGCGCGATGATGTGGCGACCTGGGGAGACGAGCCGTTCCGGATCGGGCTGTGGGTCGGTACCGATGTGAGCCCGAAGCGGTATGACGAGGCTGCCGAGCAGTTGCAGAAGGCCCACGGGGGCCGCGGGTATCGGCTGACGGTGCTGCAGATCCAGCGCTGCCCGTGGTGCGGGACGCGGGTCGAGGCGCGGGATGTGCGCACGGAGCCCGCGCTGCGTCGGGTGTACGTGTACTGCGGTGACGAGCTGGCCGAGTGCCCGTTCTCTGACGGCGGTGAGGTCCCCGACGGGCTGCCGGTCCTCACGGTCGACGAGGAGATCTACCGGCTCGCGCCGGCGTTCGTCATCGCCACAGTGGACAAGTTCGCCCGTCTGGCGCGGGAGGGCGAGGCGGCCTCGCTCTTCGGGCATGTCTCGCGACGTTGCGAGCGGCACGGCTTCGTGCACCCCGACTATCAGCAGTGCGATATCAAGAACGGCAGCAAGCACCCCAAGAAGGACGGCCATCCGGCCGCTCCCGTGCACCCGGCCACCCGGCTCCGGCCCCCGGATCTGGTCATCCAGGACGAGCTTCACCTGATCACGGGAGCCCTTGGCACCACGGTGGGCCTGTTTGAGGTGGCCATCGACGTGATGTCCGACTGGCGTACGAAGGACGGGCGCCCGGTTCGTCCGCTCCTTGTCGCCTCCACCGCCACCGCACGCAACGCGTCCGACCAGGTACATGCGTTGTACGGGCGGGACGTCACTATCTTCCCGCCGCAGGTCCTGGATGCCGGGAACACCTTCTTTTCCAAGGAGATCCCGGTCTCCGAGGACAAGCCGGGTCGCCGGTACGTCGGGATCAGTACGACCGGGGTGCGCTTGACCACGGCGGAGATCCGGGTTGCCGAGGTTCTCATGGCCGGCGGGCAACTGCTTCTTGACCGCTCCGGCAGCGTGGCCGATCCGTACATGAGCCTGGTCGGCTACTTCAGCGCTACCCGTGAATTGGCCGGCATGGCACGGTATATGAGCGACGACATCCAGACCGCGCTCGCCAAGGGCCGCCCCTGGTCGAAGCTTCCCCGCCGCACGGGTACCAATTACGGGTCGCTGCACGTCGCCGAGCTGACGTCACGTGTGGCCAGCGCCGACATCACCGCGACCCTCGACCAGATGGCGGTGTCATTCGATCCAGGTTTCGACTCCACCGCGGGCAAGCGGAACCGGCGCGCGTTGCGGGAGGCGAAGAACCCTGAGCCCACGCGCGAGGTGAACCCGTACGACGTGGTACTGGCCACCTCCATGCTGCAGGTGGGGGTCGACGTGACCCGGCTCGGTCTGATGCTCGTTGTAGGCCAGCCGAAAAACACCGCCGAGTACATCCAGGCGTCTTCCCGCGTCGGCCGGGCAGCAGACCGGCCGGGCCTGGTCCTCGCGCTGGGGAACTGGGCGCGCCCCAGGGACCTCGCCCACTTCGAGCAGTTCCGCCACTACCACGAGACGTTCTACGCGCAGGTCGAGGCACTGTCCGTGACTCCCTTCTCGGTGACCTCGCTGGAACGCGGTCTGGACGGTGTGCTGGTCAGCGCGGCCAGGGTTTTGCAGGCCCCAAAGGCCGGCCCCGGCCAAGGGCTGTCCCCGGAGGACGGCGCGGCCCGTATCGAGGCCGAGCAGCACTTCGCCGGTGAGCTCATCGACGCCCTAGTGCGCCGGATTGCGCGGGCCGGCGACGAGGACGCGTCCAACCGCGCCCGCCTGCGCTTGGAAAACCGCCTTGATCAGTGGGGCAAGCGTCGCAAGCACCTCGTAGAGCTGCGTAAGTCACTGGTGTACGAGAGGGTTCTGGACGACAGCCGGCACGATGCCCTGATGATGAGCGCGGAGAACGCGAAGGCGGGCCTTGACACACGGGACGCGCCGCCGTTCATCGTGGCGAACTCGATGCGTGAGGTTCAGCCAGAGATCAACTTGTTGGTGAGCCCAATCAAGGAACGACTGGTGTACCGAGCACCTGACTATGCCCCGAAGTGGCAGATGCCGGAGGACAATTCATGA
- a CDS encoding DUF1998 domain-containing protein, translating to MSDETRFVYDVTHAVDPLGDLEQEAEKATKHNRAKVGSARPSSLLYTYGPGAIMDLPQFTIMPTGLDEWDRIWQRRDSAPPQIHAPRLRDVVRMMLRSPDVQLRPYPWQPKKHSRSAEGNDLGVPSRVFPQWLRCTGCDMLGLLAQFDYRNTHPFRTDLAVFEHAKCTGRAGGRTRKPMRRTAIPARYLLACVDGHLDEFPYDLWVHRGQPCSKAELPALKMVDRTAGKGASAVIQCASCDLRRPMNEAQGEAGKAKLPKCRGRHPHLDAFEPRGCGNDTRLMLVGASNLWFPATQSIIVMPESQEEKASDLADRVRTALGDKLAKYRASLDLIRDLLGMDGGVDVTGLSDHDLEQILQAASAPTDTPEEQEEKLRDWDPVDLLVPEWRYLLRDIVGTRVEDPKSGLTLATRERGETLQPEITRVLAVERLRKVNALVGFTRIDDMDRVGDLPRRLAPLTRTPRPAWTVATEDRGEGIFLQLDENAVAAWEKRVLDTDMWKFHREAHVRNFRRRFSDTADQVDPDTRLKPPRYWLIHTFAHILIRELALTCGYSAASLSERLYAWPAAEGRDPSAGLLICTTASDSDGTLGGLVQLSEPSRLQRVVDSALRKAARCSSDPICSKRTPQDPEDFLHGAACHCCVMASETSCERANRFLDRRFLLDLPGSNLGFFQIHE from the coding sequence ATGAGTGACGAGACGCGGTTCGTCTACGACGTCACTCACGCCGTCGACCCACTGGGCGATCTGGAGCAGGAGGCGGAGAAGGCCACCAAGCACAACCGCGCCAAGGTCGGCTCAGCCCGCCCCTCCTCCCTGCTTTACACCTACGGTCCCGGCGCGATCATGGACCTGCCACAGTTCACGATCATGCCCACTGGCTTGGACGAGTGGGACCGCATCTGGCAGCGGCGTGACTCCGCGCCTCCTCAGATCCACGCTCCACGGCTGCGTGACGTGGTCCGGATGATGCTGCGCTCCCCCGACGTGCAGCTGCGGCCGTATCCCTGGCAGCCGAAGAAGCACAGCCGGTCCGCCGAGGGCAACGACCTCGGCGTCCCGTCCCGGGTCTTCCCGCAGTGGCTACGGTGCACTGGCTGCGACATGCTCGGGTTGCTCGCCCAGTTCGACTACCGCAATACGCATCCCTTCCGCACCGACCTGGCTGTCTTCGAGCATGCCAAGTGCACGGGGCGCGCGGGTGGCCGCACCCGCAAGCCGATGCGGCGCACCGCCATCCCGGCCCGTTATCTGCTGGCCTGCGTCGACGGGCACCTGGACGAGTTCCCGTACGACCTGTGGGTGCATCGCGGGCAGCCATGCAGCAAGGCAGAACTGCCCGCCCTGAAGATGGTCGACCGGACGGCCGGGAAGGGTGCCTCGGCCGTCATCCAGTGCGCATCCTGCGACTTGCGGCGCCCGATGAACGAGGCACAGGGCGAGGCCGGCAAGGCGAAACTGCCGAAGTGTCGCGGACGTCACCCGCACCTGGACGCCTTCGAGCCCAGGGGGTGCGGCAACGACACCCGGCTGATGCTCGTCGGGGCCTCCAACCTGTGGTTCCCGGCCACCCAGTCGATCATCGTCATGCCGGAGTCCCAGGAAGAAAAAGCCAGTGACCTGGCCGACCGGGTCCGCACCGCGCTCGGCGACAAGCTCGCCAAGTACCGCGCCAGCCTCGACCTGATCAGGGACCTGCTGGGGATGGACGGCGGCGTAGACGTAACCGGCCTGTCTGACCACGACCTGGAACAAATCCTTCAGGCCGCCTCCGCACCCACCGACACTCCGGAGGAGCAGGAAGAGAAGCTCCGCGACTGGGATCCGGTCGACCTTCTCGTACCTGAATGGCGTTACTTGCTGCGCGACATCGTCGGCACCCGCGTCGAGGACCCCAAGAGCGGCCTCACCCTCGCCACCCGCGAGCGAGGCGAGACCCTGCAGCCGGAGATCACCCGCGTCCTCGCGGTCGAACGTCTCCGCAAGGTGAATGCCTTGGTCGGCTTCACCCGCATTGATGACATGGACCGCGTCGGCGACCTCCCGCGCCGCCTGGCCCCACTGACCCGTACACCACGACCGGCCTGGACCGTAGCAACCGAGGACCGGGGCGAAGGCATCTTCCTCCAGCTCGACGAGAACGCAGTCGCCGCATGGGAAAAACGCGTCCTTGACACCGACATGTGGAAGTTCCACCGCGAGGCACACGTCAGAAACTTCCGACGCCGCTTCTCCGACACCGCCGACCAGGTCGACCCCGATACCCGCCTGAAGCCCCCGCGCTACTGGCTCATCCACACATTCGCCCACATCTTGATCCGCGAACTCGCCCTCACCTGCGGCTACTCGGCGGCAAGTCTCAGCGAACGCCTCTACGCCTGGCCCGCCGCGGAGGGCCGAGACCCGTCGGCCGGCCTTCTGATCTGCACAACGGCGTCCGACAGCGACGGCACCCTCGGCGGCCTCGTCCAACTCAGCGAGCCTTCCCGCCTCCAAAGGGTCGTCGACAGCGCGCTACGCAAGGCCGCCCGATGCTCCTCCGACCCCATCTGCTCGAAGCGCACCCCGCAGGACCCTGAGGACTTCCTCCACGGTGCCGCCTGCCATTGCTGTGTCATGGCCTCGGAGACCTCCTGCGAACGCGCCAACCGTTTCCTCGACCGCCGCTTCCTCCTCGACCTGCCCGGCAGCAACCTCGGGTTCTTCCAGATCCATGAGTGA
- the drmC gene encoding DISARM system phospholipase D-like protein DrmC, with the protein MSEADAPRRLGQLLTGTEAKGIADRLADGDTLTAALKVVAVGQRAEVRRLLEAVASGTGPRRQQVLALRAIEGARALPTTLSPLWTMPGHLVQSGPLTTSVTRLVDSARHAITCSTFNFQRSSALWKSLREAAQRDDIAVRVYMDARAADGVGQQRSPTTAEVAAHLAPAEVWRTKQFDGTYVRNHAKFLAIDHHLLLVTSANFSWSAENNNVEFGVLIDNPNLAEAVERELREAEGALYERIS; encoded by the coding sequence ATGAGTGAGGCGGACGCGCCACGACGCCTTGGCCAACTCCTCACCGGGACCGAGGCCAAAGGCATCGCGGACCGGCTCGCCGACGGTGACACCCTCACCGCAGCGCTCAAGGTCGTCGCGGTCGGCCAGCGGGCAGAGGTCCGACGCCTTCTGGAGGCGGTTGCCAGCGGCACCGGGCCAAGGCGCCAACAGGTCCTGGCCCTGCGCGCAATCGAGGGGGCACGGGCTCTGCCGACTACTTTGTCACCGCTCTGGACCATGCCCGGACACCTCGTCCAGAGCGGGCCGCTCACCACCTCGGTGACCCGCCTCGTGGACAGCGCACGCCACGCAATCACGTGCTCGACCTTCAACTTCCAACGGAGTTCAGCGCTTTGGAAGTCGTTACGAGAAGCCGCACAGCGTGACGACATCGCCGTCCGCGTCTATATGGACGCCCGGGCCGCGGACGGCGTCGGACAGCAACGGTCCCCGACGACTGCAGAAGTCGCTGCGCACCTAGCGCCGGCCGAGGTCTGGCGAACCAAGCAGTTCGACGGCACATACGTCCGCAACCACGCCAAGTTCCTCGCCATCGATCACCACCTTCTCCTGGTGACCAGCGCGAACTTCTCCTGGAGCGCGGAGAACAACAACGTCGAGTTCGGCGTCCTCATCGACAACCCGAACCTTGCCGAAGCCGTCGAGCGCGAGCTGCGCGAGGCGGAGGGCGCCCTGTACGAACGGATTTCCTGA